AGAACACAAGCGTTGATTGCCAAATGTCATCAGCACTGCAACAGACTGCAGCTTTAAGGTTCATCTACCTCGAGCATCTGCTTCGTTTGCTTCGCCGCCTGGTCGTTCTCTGCACGGATGCGCAGGTCATCCTGGTAGTCCTTGCAGTTCATGCCTTTATGGATGGcctgcaaacacaacacacagcttGCTTCATGTTTGGTGCTTCTACTGTTACTGCACAGTAAGAAAATCTTGGTGAGTGAATGTAGAGAAAATTACCCTGCAGAGAATGCAGTTGGTTTCATTGCAGAGTTCACAGTGGAACTCGTTGACTTCATCCTCGTAGATGCACCACCCTCGACAGTTGGGAGTCTGACAGTGGAAGCTGTGCTCCGAGCGGCTCTCCGCGATGCTTAGACGCAACTCCAGAAACCGCTGGTGCTCCTCATCTGTGAGCAGCTGTATCCAGGGTCATAAGATGGATACAGAGTGACATAGAGCGAGTTATAGGTGTACATACTAGAGGGCTATTACCTTTATGtaataaaggaaaataaatcagCTTCAGGTTTCACCCCCCAGgagaaattatgaaaaatggaTTTGATATTTGAGTAAATGCTGGCAGCCTAATACTAGAGCCCCACCCCCACTGACTGACATGCCATTTACTGAAGATCTGCCATTTTCTGTTGCCTGACAGGATGTGAggttctttttaaataaaagaggcAAACTACGCAGGATCTGTttgatctgtctgtctgtgaaagTGAATGCAAACACCGgatttactctctctctctcgctatATTTGTGTGTCTTCGGCTCTGTTTCGGCAATTTTtctagcttcctcttggatgtaTGCTGCTtgtggtctggcacctggtctctacctttttataaagtccagACCTCATTACAGAAACTTTGCGAACACAATCAATGTGCAGAGTATCTGCAGATTCACCACCATACACTTCTAGTTTGTCATAACTTATAATTGagaattacttttgtatgagttgcacattgtttttagggaaaatcctgcataattTACCCTTAAATACACATAACACACTGTCTGAAtgattaatattttcttttataaCTTTGACAACTTTTAGATTTTGACTTTAACACCATCCACCTTAAAAGTGTCTTGTTCTCTGGTCTGACACTCACCGCTTGGATCTCTCGGTCCAGGAGCTTGCTGTCACATTTCTCAGGACAGGACACCTCAGCATCATTACTGTTCACTATTGTCCCTTTTAGACAATCCCTGAAAAAggacacacaaagaaaaatacaaacacacaaatgcattaATAATAACATGCACATTTTACAGACAATGGCATGTACAGGATGTGACCTTTGTAGACTGTTAGAATAATATATATCTTCtttttcagatcttttttttgggggttgtccatcccattcttgcgAATGTGATACCtaaagaacgccttgagggaatttcttaaaactTTGTACAAATGTCCACATGGACTCAACATtgcactgattagattttgatggtcaaaggtcaatatcatcgtgaccttgcatccatctcattctcatgaatgcaatatctcaagaacaacttgagggaatttcttccaatttggcacaaatgtccacttggactcaagggtGAAGTGATTAGACTTTGGTCGTCCTaggtaaaaggtcaaggtcactgtgatcttgcgtctgtctcattcctttgaacgcgatatctcaagaacacctggaAGTTCtctgaatttggcacaaatgttcccTTTGGCTCAATGATGAAATAATTAGAagttggtgatcaaaggtcaaaggttaagatcactgtgacatcaaccATCTCATCCTTGTGAATGTGATAGCTCAGGAACGTTTTGAGAGAATCCAGTCAAATTTagcaaaaacatccacttggagtCAATGACgaactgacaaaaaaattggtggtcaaaattcaagatcactGGAatcttgcatccgtctcataaAATCGATCAATAGCTCAAGAAGGTCTTGAAATCTGgcacacatttggcacaaatgtccacttggactcaggaaTGTTCTGGTTAGAATTTGGTggctgaaggtcaaaggtcaaagtaactgtgacctcacaaaacatgttttttggccataactctaGAATTCGTATGCTATTTATGTCAGattttcacacaaatgtgtaacagaataaaatgatgaagtgatgacattataTGCCCAAAAGGCatttgacatttggtcagatactgaattggtgattatgtgtgtgaagcatccatgttttcacagacatggatgtaaactgtaactgcaacttgactgctGCGCAGactcatacaaccacaaggtggtaattctaatTTGTGACAAAGTTATAAAATCATTAACTATGTCATACCTGCAGAAGGTGTGTAGACACTCTCTGAGCACGATGCCCTCCTCTGGCTCCAGGGGACAGAAGCAGATGGGACAGTCTGTCGCTGTGGCATTGGGTATAAGGTGCTGTTCTTCTGTTGCCAAGAGGTGCAGGTAGTTCCTCTCTCGTTCCTCCTGCTGAGCCTTCATCACAAAGGGAGAGAGACAATCACCACACAGAAATTCACTACACTTTTTCATGACTCATTACAAACACAACAACCCCATGTTTCTagaaaaatgaaagtgaaactgctGAAGCCCGTTGAAAACAAAAAGCTCTTGGCACCTTAAATAGTTTCCACAAGCATCACCTATTCTGTGTTCTGTGGTGCTGATGTTCACTGACCCATACTTCAATCTATTTGTCtgtatgttgtgtatgtgtcATCTATTGGTTGTGCTTTTATCATGCATCATAAAAGATGTTAGTTAAACTACTGAACATCCTCTCCTGTACAAGAGAGAGCACTTAGATCACCACAGATCAGGTTTCATCATTtataaatttaatttataaacGAGGAAATCAACTCTGTGACTTACAAAGATTCATGCAAACATGTTCATCTACCAGACACCAAAATGTGTGCAAAttgcaaaaacacaatgacaacAGCTGTGTAGCTtcaaaatttgaaaatgtatCACAGAACAAAAggtattaaaacatatttaaagcTAACAGCTGACGTGGTCCACAAATATTTCCTTTTCTCATAAATGTGAAACTTTGTTGGAAAACTGGCAAGCAAACCCCCGCTTACTATACACCCAGTGACCACTTTTTGGGGTACATCAGTACAATCTAATGCAATCAAATGTattcaggctacggcgtaggctctgtgtCAATGcaaaagtataaatcctgctttataCTGAGAGATGTTTCTAATATTCTGCCCCCTCATGGATGTTACGATGAGACTCTGTGATCTGTGTATCGTTAACTTTAGATATGAATTTGGCAACAGGCTGAAAAGATTTCAGTTGCATGATTTTTAATGACTTGCACTGTTACCTGTTCGTACTGTAACATGGCCAGGCGTTCCTGCTGAATTCGACGAACCTCCTCCTGGTCAGGCTGGTAGATGTCAGGCACCCGGTAATCCTCTGGCCGGTCACTGCCGCACATCTCACAGCCAGGACGCGTCGGTTTGTTCACGTACGTACACAAAGGACAGGCCCAGCCCagctacacacaaacagacatacagtacGCTTGTACAGTACCATGTGGACACCTAACGGCTTGGTCACATGACAGACATGATGTCTAATGCAGAGGTTGTATTCTGACCTGAGGCTTAGGAGGAACAGCAGGTttaggaggacgaggaggaggaggaatgagTTGAGGCTCTGGAGGAGGAGCTGTCTTCTCACCACCACCAGCTCCGCCCAGCCCTCTGGGGAAAAGCTGTATGGACTCCACAATGCCTAGAAATATATGATCACTCCATAAAACTTCAGTTTAACTGCTAGTTTGACTTGTTAGTAACACCTCTAATTAAGATTTTGCCTGATTATTATTGCCtaagtattttgtttttcatgccaAAAACGCAAGGTATTAAATTGGCACTGTTATTGAAAAAAACTACAATAGGAGTTGTTACAAGTCGATTAACTGACAAATCAAATACTGTTATTTCTGGCcttcatgtgtgtgagtgtgtgtgtgtgtattgtgctGACCATCTATGCGGTGTTGCTCCTCGTCCAGCTTGTGCTGATGCCGTGTGAGATGAGCAGCATGGGCGGACAAGATAAACAGGAAAGCCTGGTCCCCGTCCTGACGGACACCGTGGCTGTACAACGTTTCCTTGTCCTGAGCCAGCCGCTTCCCGATCACCCACCGCTGCAGCGTGGGGTGGAACCCAAAGTCATGGCTGATCTGTGAACATCAAATGAGGGATGGACGAGATAATTCAATGACATTTCTATTAAACATTTGTTAGAGAACGTTTGTATGCGCtgtatttgtgttcatgtgctGTACGTGTTTGCTGTCACATCAGTACCTTGTCTTTAAGCTGTGCAATTGTCATGTCACAAGAAACCACAACAGTCACTGGGATGTAGTTGTCTGACTGAGCGTCCTCCACTCCAACCCGCAACCTGTTGAACAAAGGACAATGAAACCAGCCTTGAGTTTTAtatcaaaggtccagtgtgtgggatttagagAGATACAGTGACAGAACTGgagtataataataatacaataagtatgttttctttagtgcatTATCACATGAAAATTacaatctttgtgtttttgttaccacagaataagccgtttatatctacataggaaaCAGGCCCTTAAGCACAGAgatgccatgttgcactgcagtgtttctacagtggcccagaatggacaaaacaaacaccagctctagatagggacattcgCATTCTGACATCAGCCAGTGTGGTTAGCTGCCCCTCCACCATGAGCAGGGTgagaaaacagtttgtttttttttaatgtgaaactgctttagtcagtgtttttactggcttaaatcactgtgtctgtttgttttggagaagaggagacctctgtggatgagTAACATGTAATACAGCTTAATATTTcagaatttaaaacatttctgaaaacacactgaataacagacagattaacatctaaaacaaaactacaaactTTGAAATTCCTAAAGGGATGGGAACAACTAAGCCTTGGGGAAGGATGGGaatacacagagaaaaaaaagcagttggGTCTATGTGAAacctgttttttgtgtgtgtgtgtgtgtatgttatgGTACTTGTTTAGGGAAATCAGTGAACATACTAATAGCAAGTCTAAATTGGCGGCCAGAGGGAGGCTTAGCCATGACAACATGTCCCCCAGATACGGACATGTGTACAATGCTGTGTGTTGCTATATGTTCAGATTTAAATCCCCCTGTTCCCACCCCgggatgcagactggccaatcatagcgTAGCATCAggcggctcagaccag
This region of Epinephelus fuscoguttatus linkage group LG1, E.fuscoguttatus.final_Chr_v1 genomic DNA includes:
- the rbck1 gene encoding ranBP-type and C3HC4-type zinc finger-containing protein 1, with amino-acid sequence MTSAVTPRVDLKEAEELALSLSEALSTGDGQEAAKLCQRLSQLCVPVSVTVSSQAYPQDSIRLRVGVEDAQSDNYIPVTVVVSCDMTIAQLKDKISHDFGFHPTLQRWVIGKRLAQDKETLYSHGVRQDGDQAFLFILSAHAAHLTRHQHKLDEEQHRIDGIVESIQLFPRGLGGAGGGEKTAPPPEPQLIPPPPRPPKPAVPPKPQLGWACPLCTYVNKPTRPGCEMCGSDRPEDYRVPDIYQPDQEEVRRIQQERLAMLQYEQAQQEERERNYLHLLATEEQHLIPNATATDCPICFCPLEPEEGIVLRECLHTFCRDCLKGTIVNSNDAEVSCPEKCDSKLLDREIQALLTDEEHQRFLELRLSIAESRSEHSFHCQTPNCRGWCIYEDEVNEFHCELCNETNCILCRAIHKGMNCKDYQDDLRIRAENDQAAKQTKQMLESLLQNGEAMKCPRCDIIVQKKDGCDWICCLMCKTEICWVTKQARWGPNGSGDTSGGCRCRVNNQPCHPNCQNCH